The Gemmatimonadales bacterium region TCTTCGTTCATCATGCTCGGGGGCGTGTTGTCGCAGTACTCGCGACCCTCTTCCGCGCTGCCCGCGAATGGGTCGATCCGGCCGATGTCCATCGCCGATCCGACGAGCATGGCGCCGAGCAGCGCCACGAGGGCGAGTCCGATTCCGATGTTCTTCAGTATTCCCATCGCGTTTTCTCCTTGAACGGGTTGCGAACGTTGTTGGTGGCACCGGCGGCAGTTGCAGCCGCGCGTACCCTCGGTCACCGTTGCCGGCGGGCTCTCGCCCCTTTTTGCCGAGCAGCGCCATGAGATGTTACCGGCGGTATCGCACCGCCAGCGCCACGACCGCTCCGCAGGTGAGGAAGCTCGCGCCCATGCCGGATGCGAGCGCCCAGTCCTGGCGAAGAATGCCGTGGCCGATGAAGGTTGCCTGGAACAGGAGGAATCCGACGAACGTCGTGAGTGACACGCCGTCCGCGTTCTTCCCGCGCCAGATGCGCCACGCTTGGGGTACGAACAGCAGCGCGTTCGCAAACCCCGCAATGGCGACGAGAACACTGACGACATTCTTCAGCGTTTCCATCGTTCTCCTTTGGTTGGGGTTGAAGGTGCTGGTTGTGATTTCCCGCCTGAGCACCGAATCCCACTTGAGGATCCGGCGCTCGGGTGGAACCCCGACCGAAGTCGGGGTTGTTGGAGGGCAGTCGTTACTGACACGACTGGTTGGGTCCGCAGTGCGGCGGGTGGACCGGGTGTAGGATGCCGCGGTCGTCGATGCAGTGGAAGCACGTCTCGAAGCGACTGCACTTGCGCCAAGTCGGCTTCGGGAGCTTCGCCTCCGGGAGCGCTGCACGACAGGCGGCTGCTT contains the following coding sequences:
- a CDS encoding PQ-loop domain-containing transporter, which encodes METLKNVVSVLVAIAGFANALLFVPQAWRIWRGKNADGVSLTTFVGFLLFQATFIGHGILRQDWALASGMGASFLTCGAVVALAVRYRR